One Chlamydiota bacterium genomic window, CCATCAATCACGATATCAAGTCCCGTGTCACTTATTCTGTCATCATTCCTAAACTCAATCCCGATCAAATCTCTGATTTTATCTTGCGAGAGCTCGATTGCGTTAAACTCGGTCATCATACCTTCTGTGAGGATGCCCTCTGTCTTATCGCCAGGGCCAGCGAGGGTTTCCTTCGCCTCGCTCGTAATCTCTCCCTTTCTTCTCTCATCGAAGCCGTCCGTGACCGAAAAAAACAGGTCGATCTGGAGATCGTTAATCGCGTCCTCATTCAACCCCATTGGAGAAGCTCCCGGGATCTAGCCTAATCAGTCCTCTTTTTTCTTTGTTCCTTTTCTTTTTGTTCTTTGCTCTTACGGTTGGAATGATGACTTGGCTTTTTAAGTCATCATTCCAACCCCCCGCAGGTTGTGTCTCCTCGTTAGATCCCAAAAAATATCACAATGTCATACGCTCAATCGGCCCTATCATCATATCTGCCTTCTCCAAAACTTTTAGCAATTCGGCAAACTCCTCGTTTTACCCCCTCTTTCAAGACCATGACAATTTGGCTCGTTTACGATGTCAATTAAACAAAGCACAGTTAGAAATAATCCTGGTTATTTTTCTGGCCGGTACGAAGAACTTCGCACATGGAGAAAATCCCATCCGAAATATCAAAGTCAGTGGCGGGCTAAAAGACGTGAGATACAAGACAAGATAGCTGATGTAACGAACGTGAAGGCAATACGTTTAATGATACCGGTAAAACTCATACAAGGTGAGATACAAGACGAGATCCGACTTGTACGCCAATGTGGATGCGGGACGTGGGTGGCTGGGAGCATGAGCGAGATACAAGACGAGATGGCGGGTTAATGAGGGATCTTGTACGCTTGGGATCATGATGAGGCAGGCAAGAAGTTATTCGATCGTGGATCACAAGCTTTTGCATGGCGGGTATCTAGCCCGATTGAGCCATCGAGCTTTGGCCCTATATCTATTCCTTGTGGTGGCGGGAAACAGAGAAGGTCGGAGTTTTTACTCTCCTCGCTCAATGATGGAGATCCTGCGCTTAGATTCTGTAGGTTTTTCCCAAGCGCTTAAGGAACTTATTGAATGTCATTTAATCGAATACCGCATCCCCAACTTTTGGGTCAAAACTTTATTGGAGCCTGCTCATGGAAGAAATCATTCAGAAGATCAAATACCTCAAAGAGGTTCAAAACCTTTCGTTCCGCCAGATCGAGAGTCAAACAGGCATTTCTCGAAAGAGATGTTCGAAGATCTATTGCGGAATATTGGGAGAGAAAAGGAGTAAAAATTCTCTGCTGGATCCGTATCGGAGTCTTATTGCGCATTGGTTTAGCGAGTATCCAAGGCTTAAAGCTATTCAGGTTTTTGAACGATTAAGAGAAAGGGGAATAAACGTGAGCTATATGCGAGTGGTGCAATATACTCAAGGATTTAGAAAGAATAAGTCCAAGCTCTATTGGCCTTTAGAATTTCTACCCGGGGAAGAAGCCCAAGTGGATTGGTTCTTTGTAAATCACCCCAAACTTGGGAAACTCTCCGGCTTTGCTTTGATTTTGTCTTATTCCAGGTATCTCTTCGCACATCTATTCCAACGGCATTCCTTTGAATTTTTTATTGAAGGACACCTCATGGCGTTCCAATCCTTTGAGGGATATCCCAGGGCCTTTCGTTACGATAACTTAAAATCCGTCGTCTTGAAGAGAGATCCACTTAAACTTAATCCCAACTTCCTGGATTTCGCTCGCCATTATGGCTTTGAGATTCGCTTGTGTAACGTTGCTGCTGGCAATGAAAAGGGCAGGGTCGAACGCGTCATTCGATCTTTACGGGATACCTTCTTCAATACCGCCAACGATTTGAATACGCTTCAAGCCCTGAACCTTGCTCTTCATGAATGGGTGTTTAAGAAAAACCAAACCGTCCACCGCTCCACAAATCAAATGCCTGAAGCGCTTAAAAGTAAGGAAAATTTGAAGCCTCTGCCCCAAATCCCTTGGCCCAATCTCGTGATTCATCCCCCTAAACAAACAACCAAAACAGGGTTCTTGATCTTTGATGCCAACCGGTATTCCGTCCCGGATTATTTGTGCGGACATGCTCTTTCT contains:
- a CDS encoding IS21 family transposase, with product MEEIIQKIKYLKEVQNLSFRQIESQTGISRKRCSKIYCGILGEKRSKNSLLDPYRSLIAHWFSEYPRLKAIQVFERLRERGINVSYMRVVQYTQGFRKNKSKLYWPLEFLPGEEAQVDWFFVNHPKLGKLSGFALILSYSRYLFAHLFQRHSFEFFIEGHLMAFQSFEGYPRAFRYDNLKSVVLKRDPLKLNPNFLDFARHYGFEIRLCNVAAGNEKGRVERVIRSLRDTFFNTANDLNTLQALNLALHEWVFKKNQTVHRSTNQMPEALKSKENLKPLPQIPWPNLVIHPPKQTTKTGFLIFDANRYSVPDYLCGHALSLRTFVDHIEIYDSKSKLLINLIGCSTPKPQNKTSSSFVPQIGSLKVPILFWSVMPELESPILPRPFVMTQS